From Bradyrhizobium sp. NDS-1, the proteins below share one genomic window:
- a CDS encoding NAD(P)/FAD-dependent oxidoreductase encodes MAAEVLAQGGARVTVYDAMPSAGRKFLMAGRGGLNLTHSEQLAQFMARYREAAPKLQAAIAAFPPDALRAWSEALGEPTFVGTSGRVFPRAFKASPLLRAWLRRLDAGGVRFAFRHRWTGWDGDGRLLFRTADGETAVAADATVLALGGASWPRLGSDGGWIDILAARGIAVSKLRPANSGFAVAWSDVFRDRFEGQPLKGVALTAGAYTVRGEAMITRAGIEGGAIYALSAELRDAMLGLGQARLSIALRPDLDVAALTSRLSGTRGKQSLANFLRKAAQLSPVGIGLMQEAAIASGRPLATFSPAELAHLVNAIPIQLTGVAPIERAISTAGGITFDELDEHFMLRKQPGVFAAGEMLDWEAPTGGYLLQASFATGAAAGRGVLGWLKKS; translated from the coding sequence ATGGCGGCAGAGGTGCTGGCGCAGGGCGGCGCCCGCGTCACCGTCTACGATGCGATGCCGTCCGCCGGCCGCAAGTTCCTGATGGCGGGCCGCGGCGGGCTCAATCTCACTCACAGCGAGCAGCTTGCTCAGTTCATGGCGCGCTATCGAGAGGCGGCGCCCAAGCTGCAAGCGGCGATCGCGGCGTTTCCGCCGGACGCACTCCGCGCCTGGAGCGAGGCGCTGGGCGAGCCGACCTTCGTCGGCACCAGCGGAAGGGTGTTCCCAAGAGCGTTCAAGGCCTCGCCCTTGCTGCGCGCCTGGCTGCGGCGGCTCGATGCCGGCGGCGTGCGCTTTGCGTTTCGTCATCGCTGGACGGGTTGGGACGGCGATGGGCGGCTGCTGTTTCGGACGGCGGATGGCGAGACGGCCGTCGCTGCCGACGCCACGGTCCTCGCGCTCGGCGGCGCGAGTTGGCCGCGGCTCGGGTCGGATGGCGGCTGGATTGATATTCTCGCGGCAAGAGGCATCGCCGTTTCAAAACTGCGGCCAGCGAATTCCGGCTTTGCGGTCGCGTGGTCCGACGTCTTCCGGGACCGCTTCGAGGGTCAGCCGCTCAAGGGCGTGGCGCTGACGGCTGGTGCATACACGGTGCGCGGCGAAGCGATGATCACGCGCGCGGGCATCGAAGGCGGCGCGATCTACGCGCTGTCGGCGGAGTTGCGGGACGCGATGCTGGGTCTCGGGCAGGCGCGGCTTTCGATCGCGTTGCGGCCCGACCTCGACGTTGCCGCGCTGACCTCGCGGCTTTCAGGGACGCGCGGCAAGCAATCGCTCGCGAATTTCCTGCGCAAGGCCGCGCAATTGTCGCCGGTCGGCATCGGCCTGATGCAGGAGGCCGCCATCGCATCCGGCCGGCCGCTGGCGACGTTCTCGCCGGCGGAACTCGCGCACCTCGTAAACGCGATCCCGATTCAGCTCACGGGCGTTGCCCCGATCGAGCGCGCGATCTCGACCGCCGGCGGAATAACTTTCGACGAACTCGACGAACATTTCATGCTGCGCAAGCAGCCGGGCGTGTTCGCAGCCGGCGAAATGCTGGACTGGGAGGCGCCGACGGGCGGCTATCTGCTGCAAGCCTCGTTTGCAACGGGCGCGGCCGCGGGCAGGGGCGTGCTGGGCTGGCTCAAGAAATCGTAG
- a CDS encoding AMP-binding protein, with translation MTTFQEARAFLLQHRTDYEAAVKGFRWPDTVPFNWALDWFDAELATNADSKDRPALWIVDAAQDKQTKLSFAALSKRSNQVANFLRAHGLKRGDHLLLLLGNVVPLWETMLAAMKLGVVVIPATTLLTADELRDRLDRGKAKAVIAAQDQVAKFASLGAENVARIVVGAASDGWLSYDEAAKASESFSADGPTNADDPMLLYFTSGTTAKPKLVRHSQRSYPVGHLSTMYWIGLKPGDVHLNISSPGWAKHAWSCFFAPWNAGATVFVVNQPRFDAKALLATIGRCGVTTLCAPPTVWRLFIQENLASFKVALREVCGAGEPLNPEVIDQVRAAWGLTIRDGYGQTETTALAGNSPGQKIKIGSMGRPLPGYRVQISDADGNPAKEGEVTLLLGAERPAGLMQGYQGDDGKLSGAEGELYRSGDVVFEDEEGYLTFVGRSDDVFKSSDYRISPFELESVLLEHELVAEAAVVPSPDPIRLAIPKAFVLLTSGAERSPETALSIFRHLHMRLAPFKRIRRLEIVTELPKTISGKIRRVQLRRLERDDDRNDPLRGREFREEDFPELPKTRSET, from the coding sequence ATGACGACATTCCAGGAAGCGCGCGCGTTTCTGCTGCAACACCGGACGGATTACGAGGCCGCGGTCAAAGGCTTCCGCTGGCCGGATACGGTTCCCTTCAACTGGGCGCTCGACTGGTTCGACGCCGAGCTGGCGACCAATGCGGACAGCAAGGACCGGCCCGCGCTCTGGATCGTCGACGCCGCGCAGGACAAGCAGACCAAGCTGTCCTTTGCGGCGCTTTCGAAGCGCTCGAACCAGGTCGCAAACTTCCTCCGCGCGCATGGCTTGAAGCGCGGCGATCATCTCCTGCTGCTGCTCGGCAATGTGGTGCCGCTATGGGAGACGATGCTGGCGGCAATGAAGCTCGGCGTCGTCGTGATCCCCGCGACCACACTGCTCACGGCGGACGAGCTGCGCGACCGGCTCGATCGCGGCAAGGCGAAGGCGGTCATCGCCGCGCAAGATCAAGTCGCGAAATTCGCAAGCCTTGGCGCGGAGAACGTCGCTCGCATCGTCGTCGGCGCCGCCTCCGACGGATGGCTTTCATACGATGAAGCGGCGAAGGCTTCGGAGAGTTTCAGCGCCGACGGTCCGACCAACGCCGACGACCCGATGCTGCTCTATTTCACCTCGGGCACCACGGCGAAACCGAAGCTTGTCCGGCACAGCCAGCGCAGCTATCCCGTTGGGCATCTGTCGACCATGTACTGGATCGGGCTGAAACCCGGCGATGTCCATCTCAACATCTCCTCGCCCGGCTGGGCCAAGCACGCCTGGAGCTGCTTCTTTGCGCCGTGGAATGCGGGCGCCACCGTGTTCGTGGTCAACCAGCCGCGCTTCGACGCCAAAGCGCTGCTCGCCACCATCGGCCGCTGCGGCGTCACCACCCTGTGCGCGCCGCCGACGGTGTGGCGGCTGTTCATCCAGGAGAATCTCGCATCGTTCAAAGTGGCCCTGCGCGAGGTCTGCGGCGCCGGCGAGCCGCTGAACCCTGAAGTGATCGACCAGGTGCGGGCGGCCTGGGGCCTCACCATCCGTGACGGCTACGGCCAAACTGAAACCACCGCGCTGGCCGGCAACTCGCCGGGCCAGAAGATCAAGATCGGCTCGATGGGCCGGCCGCTGCCGGGCTATCGCGTGCAGATCAGCGACGCCGACGGCAACCCGGCGAAAGAGGGCGAGGTGACGCTGCTGCTCGGCGCTGAGCGCCCCGCCGGTCTGATGCAGGGCTATCAGGGCGACGACGGCAAGCTGTCCGGCGCCGAGGGCGAGCTCTATCGCAGCGGCGATGTCGTGTTCGAGGACGAGGAGGGCTATCTCACCTTCGTCGGTCGCTCCGACGACGTGTTCAAATCGTCCGATTACCGCATCAGTCCGTTCGAGCTCGAGAGCGTGTTGCTCGAGCACGAGCTTGTCGCGGAAGCCGCGGTGGTGCCGAGCCCGGATCCGATCCGCCTTGCCATCCCCAAGGCATTCGTGCTGCTGACCTCGGGCGCGGAGCGCTCGCCGGAGACGGCGCTGTCCATCTTCAGGCATCTGCACATGCGCCTTGCGCCGTTCAAGCGGATCCGCCGCCTCGAAATCGTCACCGAGCTGCCGAAGACGATCTCTGGCAAAATCCGACGGGTCCAGCTACGCAGGCTCGAGCGCGACGATGATCGCAACGATCCGCTGCGCGGCCGGGAATTCCGTGAGGAGGATTTTCCCGAGTTGCCGAAAACACGGAGTGAGACCTAA
- a CDS encoding SDR family NAD(P)-dependent oxidoreductase: MAIRFDGRVAIVTGAGNGLGKAHALGLASRGAKVVVNDFGGARDGTGGSLSPAEAVVEEIRKAGGTAMADGADVSNFEQVTAMVERATKEWGSVDLMCANAGILRDKSFGKMEAADFQKVLDVHLVGTFYCCKAAWAGMRDRNYGRIVLTTSSSGLYGNFGQANYGAAKSGMVGLMNVLAEEGRKNNIRVNIISPTAATRMTEELLPPQALQLMKPNAITPAVEYMLSEDAPTRTIMGAGAGSFAVIKIMESEGINLPESEWTPDAVAAHFAEISDMSKAKALTGAFEQTQKYVAQAAARAGIKL; the protein is encoded by the coding sequence ATGGCAATCAGGTTCGACGGACGCGTCGCCATCGTCACCGGCGCGGGCAATGGTCTGGGCAAGGCGCATGCGCTGGGATTGGCCAGCCGCGGCGCGAAAGTCGTGGTCAACGATTTCGGCGGCGCGCGTGACGGCACCGGTGGTTCGCTGTCGCCGGCGGAAGCCGTGGTGGAGGAGATCCGCAAGGCCGGCGGCACCGCGATGGCCGACGGCGCCGACGTTTCGAACTTCGAGCAGGTCACCGCGATGGTCGAGCGCGCCACCAAGGAGTGGGGCAGCGTCGATCTGATGTGCGCCAATGCCGGCATCCTGCGCGACAAATCTTTCGGCAAGATGGAAGCCGCCGATTTCCAGAAAGTGCTCGACGTGCACCTCGTCGGCACCTTCTATTGCTGCAAGGCAGCCTGGGCCGGCATGCGCGATCGCAATTACGGCCGCATCGTGCTGACCACCTCGTCCTCCGGCCTCTACGGCAATTTCGGCCAGGCCAATTACGGCGCGGCGAAATCCGGCATGGTCGGATTGATGAACGTGCTCGCCGAGGAAGGCCGAAAGAACAACATCCGTGTCAACATCATCTCGCCGACGGCGGCGACCCGCATGACCGAGGAGCTGCTGCCGCCGCAGGCGCTGCAGTTGATGAAACCGAACGCGATCACGCCGGCGGTCGAATACATGCTGAGCGAGGACGCGCCGACCCGCACCATCATGGGCGCAGGCGCCGGCTCCTTCGCCGTGATCAAGATCATGGAAAGCGAGGGCATCAACCTGCCGGAGTCCGAATGGACGCCGGACGCGGTTGCCGCCCATTTCGCTGAGATCAGCGACATGTCGAAGGCGAAGGCGCTCACGGGCGCGTTCGAGCAGACGCAGAAATACGTGGCGCAGGCCGCGGCGCGGGCGGGGATCAAGCTGTAA
- a CDS encoding ABC-F family ATP-binding cassette domain-containing protein — MAPPLIQLKDIRLTFGGTPLLSGVELNVAPSERVCLIGRNGSGKSTLLRIAAGLVEPDGGTRFVQPGATVRYLPQEPDFGDHKTTLAYVESGLAPGDDQHQARYLLEQLGLTGEEDPHNVSGGEARRAALAYVLAPSPDILLLDEPTNHLDLSTIEWLEKELDNRRSALVIISHDRRFLTNLSRSTAWLDRGKIKQIDRGFASFEGWRDEVLAEEERDQHKLDRKIVDEEHWLRHGVSGRRKRNVKRLANLHTLRDQRRNYRGTAGTASLAAAEAEQSGKLVIEAKGVTKAYGERKIVENFSTRIQRGDRLGIIGPNGAGKTTLVNLLTGGMQPDSGTIRLGANLETATLDQHRESLDPKSTLAEALTGGRGDQIMVGGKPKHVVGYMKDFLFAQEQRGTPVEVLSGGERGRLMLARALAKPSNLLVLDEPTNDLDLETLDVLEDMLGDYEGTVILISHDRDFLDRVVTSVIAPEGNGKWTEYAGGYSDMLAQRGADLKRETAKAQAPAERKEERATALASAPKRKLSFNEKHALETLPKKMETLQADIAKLQRVLDDPNLYAKDRRKFDDTSAAIAKAHEELSAAEERWLELEMLREEIEQA; from the coding sequence ATGGCGCCGCCGCTGATCCAACTGAAAGACATCAGGCTGACCTTTGGCGGCACCCCGCTGCTATCGGGCGTCGAGCTCAATGTCGCTCCAAGCGAGCGCGTCTGCCTGATCGGCCGCAACGGCTCCGGCAAGTCGACGCTGCTCAGAATCGCAGCCGGCCTCGTCGAGCCCGACGGCGGCACACGCTTCGTGCAGCCCGGTGCCACCGTGCGCTATCTGCCGCAGGAGCCGGATTTCGGAGACCACAAGACCACGCTGGCCTATGTCGAGTCGGGCCTTGCGCCCGGCGACGACCAGCATCAGGCACGCTATCTCCTGGAGCAGCTCGGGCTCACGGGTGAGGAGGACCCGCACAACGTCTCCGGCGGTGAAGCCCGGCGCGCGGCGCTGGCCTATGTGCTGGCGCCCTCGCCCGACATTCTGCTGCTGGACGAGCCGACCAACCATCTCGACCTCTCCACCATCGAATGGCTGGAGAAGGAGCTGGACAACCGCCGTAGCGCGCTGGTGATCATCAGCCACGACCGCCGCTTCCTGACCAATCTGTCGCGCTCCACGGCGTGGCTCGACCGCGGCAAGATCAAGCAGATCGATCGCGGCTTTGCCTCGTTCGAGGGCTGGCGCGACGAGGTGCTGGCGGAGGAAGAGCGCGACCAGCACAAGCTCGACCGCAAGATCGTCGACGAGGAGCACTGGCTGCGCCACGGCGTCTCCGGCCGGCGCAAGCGCAACGTCAAGCGCCTCGCCAATCTGCACACGCTGCGCGACCAGCGCCGCAACTATCGCGGCACGGCCGGCACCGCCAGTCTCGCAGCAGCCGAAGCGGAGCAGTCCGGCAAGCTGGTCATCGAGGCCAAGGGCGTCACCAAGGCCTATGGCGAGCGCAAGATCGTCGAGAATTTCTCCACCCGCATCCAGCGCGGCGACCGCCTCGGCATCATCGGGCCGAACGGCGCCGGCAAGACCACGCTGGTCAATCTGCTCACCGGCGGCATGCAGCCGGATTCCGGCACGATACGTCTCGGCGCCAATCTGGAGACGGCCACGCTCGACCAGCACCGCGAAAGCCTCGATCCCAAGTCGACGCTGGCGGAAGCCCTCACCGGCGGCCGCGGCGACCAGATCATGGTCGGCGGCAAGCCGAAGCACGTCGTCGGCTACATGAAGGACTTCCTGTTCGCGCAGGAGCAGCGCGGCACGCCGGTGGAGGTGCTCTCCGGCGGCGAGCGCGGCCGGCTGATGCTGGCGCGCGCCCTGGCAAAGCCATCGAACCTTCTGGTGCTGGACGAGCCGACCAACGATCTCGATCTCGAAACCCTCGACGTGCTCGAGGACATGCTCGGCGACTACGAGGGCACCGTCATCCTGATCAGCCACGACCGCGACTTCCTCGACCGCGTCGTCACCTCCGTGATCGCGCCCGAAGGCAACGGCAAGTGGACCGAATATGCCGGCGGCTACAGCGACATGCTGGCGCAGCGCGGCGCGGACCTGAAGCGCGAGACGGCGAAGGCACAGGCTCCCGCCGAGAGGAAAGAGGAGCGCGCAACCGCTCTTGCCTCGGCGCCCAAGCGGAAGCTCAGCTTCAACGAGAAGCACGCGCTGGAGACGCTGCCGAAGAAGATGGAAACGCTGCAGGCCGACATCGCCAAGCTGCAGCGCGTGCTGGACGATCCCAACCTCTACGCCAAGGATCGCAGAAAATTCGACGATACATCCGCCGCAATTGCCAAGGCGCATGAAGAATTGTCCGCCGCCGAGGAGCGGTGGCTCGAACTTGAAATGCTTCGCGAAGAAATAGAGCAGGCTTAG
- a CDS encoding xanthine dehydrogenase family protein molybdopterin-binding subunit codes for MQEHTKSSTLENAIALQKYGVGQPVRRKEDDTLVRGKGRYTDDFNLPGQAYAVVVRSTHAHGIIRGIGIDAAKTMPGVLGVWTGKDLDAAGYGPFTCGLPLKSRDGSPLLQTNRQPLATDKVRFVGDPVAFVVAETLAQARDAAEAVELDVEPLPAVTDPEEAARPGAPRLYDHIPDNVALDYHYGDMEKVNAAFASAAHVTRIDIENTRVAVVSMEPRVGLASYDKKTERYTLQVPTQGVAGNRANLAKNLKVPNEKVRILTANVGGSFGMKNINYPEYMCILYAAKALGRPVKWLDERSTAFLSDSHGRAQKIHAELALDAEGHFLAAKLSGYGNVGAYITGVAPGPLSLNTGKNFSSVYRTPLMGVDIKVVLTNTTLMGAYRGAGRPEANYYMERLIDRAADEMGINRLTLRKRNFIKPNQIPFAASSGVTYDSGDFQAVFNKALEISDHENFAKRKKESKKAGKLRGIAVGSYLEVTAPPGVELGKIVFDPDGTVQLITGTLDYGQGHATPFAQVLCGQLGVPFESVKLVQGDSDIVHTGNGTGGSRSITATGQAIVGAAKLVIEKGKRAAAHMLEASEADIEFADGSFTIAGTDRSIDIMELAKRLHDGKMPEGVPDSLDVDHTSEPVASAFPNGCHVAEVEIDPETGVVQIVRYSAVNDFGTVINPLLVAGQLHGGVVQGIGQALMEHIRYDESGQPITGSLMDYALPRAEDVPNMTVGDHPVPATTNPLGSKGCGEAGCAGSLSTVVNAVLDALSDYGIKHIDMPLTPERVWRAIQDAKSKAA; via the coding sequence ATGCAAGAACACACCAAATCGTCCACGCTCGAGAACGCTATTGCACTGCAAAAATACGGCGTCGGGCAGCCCGTCCGCCGCAAGGAGGACGACACGCTGGTGCGCGGCAAGGGCCGCTATACCGACGATTTCAACCTGCCCGGCCAGGCCTATGCCGTGGTCGTCCGTTCCACCCATGCCCATGGCATCATCCGCGGTATCGGCATTGACGCCGCCAAGACGATGCCTGGCGTGTTGGGGGTTTGGACCGGCAAGGATCTCGATGCCGCCGGCTACGGCCCCTTCACCTGCGGCCTGCCGCTGAAGAGCCGCGACGGCTCGCCCCTGCTTCAGACCAACCGTCAGCCGCTCGCCACCGACAAGGTCCGCTTCGTCGGCGATCCCGTCGCCTTCGTGGTGGCCGAGACGCTGGCGCAGGCGCGCGATGCTGCCGAGGCGGTCGAGCTCGACGTCGAGCCGCTGCCGGCCGTGACGGACCCCGAGGAAGCCGCCAGGCCCGGCGCGCCGCGGCTCTATGACCATATCCCCGATAACGTGGCGCTCGACTACCACTATGGCGACATGGAGAAGGTCAACGCAGCCTTCGCCAGCGCCGCCCATGTCACCAGGATCGACATCGAGAACACCCGCGTCGCCGTGGTCTCGATGGAGCCGCGCGTCGGCCTTGCCTCCTACGACAAGAAGACCGAGCGTTACACGCTGCAGGTGCCGACGCAGGGCGTCGCAGGCAACCGCGCGAACCTCGCCAAGAACCTGAAAGTGCCGAACGAGAAGGTGCGCATTCTCACCGCCAATGTCGGCGGCTCCTTCGGCATGAAGAACATCAACTATCCCGAATACATGTGCATCCTGTATGCGGCGAAGGCACTGGGCCGGCCGGTGAAATGGCTCGACGAGCGCTCGACCGCCTTCCTCTCCGACAGCCACGGCCGCGCGCAGAAGATCCATGCCGAGCTGGCGCTCGATGCCGAGGGGCATTTCCTCGCGGCCAAGCTGTCCGGCTACGGCAATGTCGGCGCCTACATCACCGGCGTCGCGCCGGGGCCGCTCTCGCTCAACACCGGCAAGAATTTTTCCAGCGTCTATCGCACCCCGCTGATGGGCGTCGACATCAAGGTGGTGCTGACCAACACCACGCTGATGGGGGCTTATCGCGGCGCCGGCCGGCCCGAGGCGAACTACTACATGGAGCGGCTGATCGACCGCGCCGCCGACGAGATGGGCATCAACCGCCTGACCCTGCGCAAGCGCAACTTCATCAAGCCGAACCAGATCCCGTTCGCGGCCTCCTCCGGCGTCACCTATGACAGCGGCGACTTCCAGGCCGTGTTCAACAAGGCTCTCGAAATCTCCGACCACGAGAATTTCGCCAAACGCAAGAAAGAGAGCAAAAAGGCCGGCAAGCTGCGCGGCATCGCGGTCGGCTCCTATCTCGAGGTCACCGCGCCTCCCGGCGTCGAGCTCGGCAAGATCGTGTTCGACCCCGACGGCACCGTGCAGCTCATTACCGGCACGCTCGATTACGGCCAGGGCCATGCGACGCCGTTCGCTCAGGTGCTGTGCGGGCAACTCGGCGTTCCCTTCGAGAGCGTCAAGCTGGTGCAGGGAGACAGCGACATCGTCCACACCGGCAACGGCACCGGCGGCTCGCGCTCGATCACGGCAACCGGCCAGGCCATCGTGGGAGCTGCCAAGCTCGTCATCGAGAAAGGCAAACGCGCGGCGGCACACATGCTCGAAGCGTCCGAAGCCGACATCGAATTCGCCGATGGCAGCTTCACGATCGCCGGCACCGATCGCAGCATCGACATCATGGAGCTGGCAAAACGCCTGCATGACGGCAAGATGCCGGAGGGCGTGCCTGACAGCCTCGACGTCGATCACACCAGCGAACCGGTCGCCTCGGCGTTCCCGAACGGCTGCCACGTCGCCGAAGTGGAGATCGACCCGGAGACCGGCGTGGTGCAGATCGTGCGCTACAGCGCGGTCAACGATTTCGGCACCGTGATCAACCCGCTGCTGGTCGCGGGTCAGCTCCATGGCGGCGTCGTCCAGGGCATCGGACAGGCGCTGATGGAACACATCCGCTACGACGAGAGCGGCCAGCCGATCACGGGCTCGCTGATGGACTACGCCCTGCCCCGCGCCGAGGACGTGCCGAACATGACGGTCGGCGATCACCCGGTGCCGGCCACGACCAATCCGCTCGGCAGCAAGGGCTGCGGCGAAGCCGGCTGCGCCGGCAGCCTGTCGACCGTGGTGAACGCCGTGCTCGATGCGCTCTCGGACTACGGCATCAAGCACATCGACATGCCGCTGACCCCCGAGCGCGTGTGGCGCGCGATCCAGGACGCGAAGAGCAAAGCGGCGTAG
- a CDS encoding D-TA family PLP-dependent enzyme, which translates to MTTPLAAKIAREYGTPCAVIDMDRVERNIARIQKACDEAGIANRPHIKTHKNPTIAKMQVAAGAKGITCQKLGEAEIMANAGIDDILISYNLLGEEKMARLGALQGKANMTVAADNSTVVAGLPKAAAASGRPLSVVVECDTGRKRAGVETPAEAIALAREIAASKGLEFAGFMMYPTETGWADAQKFYDEALAGVRAHGLDAKIVSTGGTPNLKNLGKLKGGTEHRFGTYIYNDRMQVAAGVASWDDCALHIYSTVVSRAASERGILDAGSKTLTSDTGGLDGHGLILEYPEAKIAKFAEEHGFLDLSRSNTRPNVGDVVRIVPNHVCVVVNMMDEVLMVRGEEIIGTLPVAARGKLR; encoded by the coding sequence ATGACAACTCCCCTCGCCGCCAAGATCGCCCGCGAATACGGCACGCCCTGCGCCGTCATCGACATGGACAGGGTCGAGCGCAACATTGCGCGGATCCAGAAGGCTTGCGACGAGGCCGGCATTGCCAACCGGCCGCACATCAAGACGCACAAGAATCCGACCATCGCGAAGATGCAGGTCGCGGCCGGCGCGAAGGGCATCACCTGTCAGAAGCTGGGTGAGGCCGAGATCATGGCCAACGCCGGCATCGACGACATCCTGATCAGCTACAATCTTCTCGGCGAGGAGAAGATGGCGCGGCTCGGCGCGCTCCAGGGCAAGGCCAACATGACGGTTGCCGCCGACAATTCGACGGTCGTTGCCGGCCTGCCCAAGGCAGCCGCCGCATCCGGCCGTCCACTCTCCGTCGTGGTGGAATGCGACACGGGCCGCAAGCGCGCCGGCGTCGAGACGCCGGCTGAAGCCATTGCGCTGGCGCGTGAGATCGCCGCGTCGAAGGGACTCGAATTCGCGGGCTTCATGATGTACCCGACGGAGACCGGCTGGGCGGACGCACAGAAATTCTACGACGAGGCGCTCGCCGGCGTGCGCGCGCACGGGCTGGATGCGAAGATCGTCTCGACCGGCGGCACGCCGAACCTGAAAAATCTCGGCAAGCTCAAGGGCGGCACCGAACACCGCTTCGGCACCTACATCTACAACGATCGCATGCAGGTCGCCGCCGGCGTCGCCAGCTGGGACGATTGCGCCCTGCACATCTATTCAACCGTGGTGAGCCGCGCCGCGTCCGAGCGCGGCATCCTCGATGCCGGCTCGAAGACGCTGACCTCTGACACCGGCGGCCTCGACGGCCATGGCCTGATCCTCGAGTACCCCGAAGCCAAGATCGCGAAATTCGCGGAAGAGCACGGCTTCCTCGACCTCTCCCGCAGCAACACGCGGCCCAATGTCGGCGACGTCGTCCGCATCGTGCCGAACCACGTCTGCGTCGTCGTCAACATGATGGACGAGGTGCTGATGGTCCGCGGCGAGGAGATCATCGGCACGCTGCCGGTCGCGGCGCGGGGGAAGCTGCGGTAG
- a CDS encoding YaiI/YqxD family protein, with the protein MTDAPTRIYVDADACPVKDEIYRVALRHGVPVSVVAGNFIRVPQDPLIERIAAGAGMDAADDWIAERARPGDVVVTSDIPLASRCVKAGADVIAPNGKPFTEESIGMTLAVRNLMTDLRSAGEVTGGPRSFSPRDRSTFLAALDQTLRRIQRRRADQTATSQG; encoded by the coding sequence ATGACCGACGCTCCCACCCGCATTTATGTCGACGCCGACGCCTGTCCGGTGAAGGACGAGATCTACCGCGTCGCGCTCCGGCACGGCGTGCCCGTGAGCGTCGTCGCAGGCAATTTCATCCGCGTGCCGCAGGACCCGCTGATCGAGCGTATCGCGGCCGGCGCCGGCATGGACGCCGCAGACGACTGGATCGCCGAGCGCGCCCGGCCCGGCGACGTCGTCGTGACATCGGACATTCCGCTTGCGAGCCGCTGCGTGAAGGCCGGCGCCGACGTGATCGCGCCGAATGGAAAGCCGTTCACGGAAGAGTCGATCGGCATGACGCTGGCGGTGCGCAACCTGATGACGGATCTACGTTCGGCCGGCGAAGTCACCGGCGGCCCGCGCTCGTTCTCACCGCGCGATCGCTCTACCTTCCTCGCGGCGCTCGACCAGACCCTGCGCCGCATCCAGCGCCGCCGCGCTGACCAGACCGCCACCAGCCAGGGCTGA
- a CDS encoding MaoC family dehydratase, translated as MNQIWKSAPITREAYQAMVGKEIGVSSWHLIDQPRIDTYADVTEDHQFIHVDPERARKETAFGTTIAHGFLTMSMLSVMSYEVMPAIAGTTMGVNYGFDKLRFISPVRSGKRVRGRFVLAEARLRKPNELQSRTNVTVEIEGEDKPALVADWLGLIYLA; from the coding sequence GTGAACCAAATCTGGAAGTCGGCGCCGATCACGCGCGAGGCTTATCAAGCCATGGTCGGCAAGGAGATCGGAGTGTCGTCCTGGCACCTGATCGACCAGCCCCGTATCGACACCTATGCCGACGTGACCGAAGATCATCAGTTCATTCATGTCGACCCTGAAAGAGCCAGGAAGGAAACCGCCTTCGGCACCACCATTGCGCACGGCTTCCTGACGATGTCGATGCTATCGGTGATGTCCTACGAAGTGATGCCGGCGATTGCGGGCACCACGATGGGCGTCAATTATGGTTTCGACAAGCTGCGCTTCATCTCGCCGGTGCGTTCCGGCAAGCGCGTCCGCGGCCGCTTCGTGCTGGCGGAAGCCAGGCTGCGCAAGCCGAATGAATTGCAGTCCCGCACCAACGTGACCGTGGAGATCGAAGGCGAGGACAAGCCCGCGCTGGTCGCTGACTGGCTGGGGTTGATCTATTTGGCGTAG